The following are encoded in a window of Stieleria sp. JC731 genomic DNA:
- a CDS encoding PVC-type heme-binding CxxCH protein: MKRFLFTKVLLLAAMCGLPVTGNADELKALFLGDQGHHQPARRFYELAPAFEARGIHLQYTEDVSELTEENLKQYDALVLYANIDNIDRKYADGLMSYVKDGGGFVPLHCASFCFRNQPDMVALMGAQFQSHQTGVFRTEPADVSHPILKGYGGFESWDETYVHHLHNEANRTVLEYRKTDSGQEPWTWVRTEGEGRVFYTAWGHDGRTWTDPGFQNLVERGLRWAAGDDPAEAGTFMDDRDYEVPAMTKIAGSDADFEFADVGNKIPNYTPSKQWGTQGKPLSKMQLPLSPEKSAKHFVVPEGFHVELFVSEPDLQGKPIFMTWDEAGRLWVCETYDYPNELAPGNKGRDKIRICEDTDGDYKADKFTVFAEGLSIPTSLMFTASGVLVQNGNETLLLTDTDDDDVSDKSEVVITGWELGDTHGGVSNFQYGLDNWIWAMQGYNNSRPVARGKEQGRFRMGFFRMRPDATEVEFIRSTNNNTWGLGISEDGLIFGSTANGNPSIYMPIANRYYESVRGWAPSLTLSSIADTNDFEPITDKVRQVDHHGGYTAGAGHALYTAREYPQQYWNRTAFVCGPTGHLVGTFVLQPDGADYHSTSPFNLIASDDEWSAPIMAEVGPDGNVWVVDWYNYIVQHNPTPQGFETGRGNAYETDLRDKKHGRVYRIVPDDKTYAPAKDLRKASGTELVAALQDPTMLVRKHAQRLLVESGNTESAVIDALIALVNDQSTDEIGLNAAAIHAMWTLQGLGVLDGSHSKANAAVVSALNHPSAGVRRNAIKVLPKNEKNFESVVESKILADIDPIVRLSALLATADWSSNETAGAAVLQSLSDPRNLIDRWIPDAMTSAAAAQADSFLSGLTSLQLSSDERYRAKQLQIISIVADHYVRGDGASSAPAVLAGLADAETEVLQAVVAGMNRGWRNDSSAKLTADIETELESVFTKADTSTRGLMVRLVERWGSERLAKFGDDIADKLLDQVEDESLSTKQRVDAARELVDFRPESDDVVEDLFELITPQTAPDVAAGVLTAVSQSRAEAASEIIVEELAAMTPSLKAVAIRGLLSRPTSTMALLDAVESGTLPLTDLALDQQQALASHPDRRIRQRAEKVLAQGGALPSADRQKVLDEYAAAAEHKGDAVVGKQLFVKNCAQCHMHSGEGNAVGPDLTGMAVHPKEELLIHILDPSRSVEGNFRAYSVLTVDGVIISGMLASESKTAIELFDTQGKPQTVLRSDIEKLVASRNSIMPEGFEKTLSVEQMTDLLEFLTKRGKFTPLDLHKVATVASDKSMFVNPNAPAERMVFSDWSPKTFEGVPFALIDPKNQTIPNVIVLHGSSGPIAAKYPKSVTMPVSGSVKNIHMLSGAAGWGFPYGPRERPAMIVRLHYADGGSEEHVLLNGEHFADYIRRVDVPKSKFAFSTGGGQIRYLTVTPKRSEPLASIELAEGTPEIAPVVMAITIEQ, encoded by the coding sequence ATGAAACGTTTTTTGTTCACGAAAGTTCTACTGCTGGCCGCCATGTGCGGCTTGCCCGTCACGGGTAACGCGGATGAGCTAAAAGCGTTGTTCTTGGGCGACCAAGGGCATCACCAACCGGCCCGTCGCTTCTACGAACTGGCCCCCGCCTTTGAAGCACGAGGCATCCATCTGCAATACACCGAAGATGTTTCGGAACTGACTGAGGAAAACCTCAAACAGTACGACGCACTCGTTTTGTATGCCAACATCGACAACATCGATCGCAAGTATGCCGATGGATTGATGTCGTATGTCAAAGACGGTGGCGGCTTCGTGCCCCTGCACTGCGCATCGTTTTGCTTCCGCAATCAACCGGACATGGTCGCGTTGATGGGAGCACAGTTTCAGTCGCACCAAACCGGTGTGTTCCGTACCGAACCGGCCGACGTTAGCCATCCGATCTTGAAGGGATACGGCGGTTTCGAAAGCTGGGACGAAACTTACGTGCATCACCTGCACAACGAAGCGAACCGAACGGTTTTGGAATATCGCAAAACGGATTCGGGCCAAGAACCTTGGACCTGGGTTCGAACCGAAGGCGAGGGGCGAGTGTTCTACACCGCCTGGGGCCACGACGGTCGAACCTGGACCGATCCCGGATTCCAAAACCTAGTCGAGCGTGGACTGCGCTGGGCCGCTGGCGATGATCCAGCCGAAGCCGGCACGTTCATGGACGACCGCGATTACGAAGTCCCCGCGATGACAAAGATCGCAGGCTCGGACGCGGACTTCGAATTCGCCGATGTTGGCAACAAGATCCCCAACTACACGCCTTCAAAGCAATGGGGAACGCAAGGCAAGCCGCTCAGCAAGATGCAGTTGCCGCTGTCTCCAGAAAAATCGGCGAAGCACTTCGTCGTCCCCGAAGGCTTCCACGTCGAACTGTTTGTCAGTGAGCCTGATCTGCAAGGCAAGCCGATCTTTATGACATGGGATGAAGCGGGCCGACTGTGGGTCTGCGAAACGTATGACTATCCCAACGAATTGGCCCCCGGAAACAAAGGCCGCGATAAGATCCGCATCTGCGAAGACACCGATGGAGATTACAAGGCGGACAAATTCACTGTCTTCGCCGAAGGACTAAGCATCCCAACGTCGCTGATGTTTACCGCCTCAGGCGTCTTGGTTCAAAACGGTAATGAAACGCTGCTGTTGACCGACACCGACGATGACGACGTTTCCGACAAAAGCGAAGTTGTCATCACCGGCTGGGAACTGGGCGACACCCACGGTGGTGTTAGCAACTTCCAGTACGGCTTGGACAACTGGATTTGGGCGATGCAGGGTTACAACAACTCCCGTCCCGTTGCCCGTGGAAAAGAGCAAGGCCGATTCCGCATGGGATTCTTCCGCATGCGTCCGGACGCGACCGAAGTCGAGTTTATCCGATCGACCAACAACAACACTTGGGGACTGGGTATCAGCGAAGACGGTCTGATCTTCGGCTCAACCGCGAACGGTAACCCCAGCATCTACATGCCGATCGCTAACCGTTACTACGAAAGCGTTCGCGGCTGGGCACCGTCGTTGACCCTTTCGTCGATCGCCGACACAAACGATTTCGAACCGATCACCGATAAAGTGCGTCAAGTCGACCACCACGGCGGATACACCGCGGGTGCCGGACACGCCCTTTACACCGCTCGTGAATATCCACAGCAATACTGGAATCGAACCGCATTCGTCTGTGGCCCAACCGGTCACTTGGTCGGTACGTTCGTCCTGCAGCCAGACGGTGCCGATTATCACTCCACCAGCCCCTTCAACTTGATCGCAAGCGATGACGAATGGTCCGCGCCGATCATGGCAGAAGTCGGTCCGGATGGAAACGTCTGGGTTGTTGACTGGTACAACTACATCGTCCAGCACAACCCAACCCCACAAGGTTTCGAAACCGGTCGCGGTAACGCATACGAAACAGACCTACGTGACAAAAAGCACGGTCGTGTTTATCGAATCGTTCCCGACGACAAGACCTACGCACCGGCAAAAGACCTTCGCAAAGCCAGCGGCACAGAACTTGTCGCGGCACTGCAAGATCCCACGATGCTGGTTCGTAAACACGCCCAACGTTTACTTGTCGAAAGCGGCAATACCGAAAGCGCTGTTATCGATGCGTTGATTGCCTTGGTGAATGACCAGAGCACGGATGAAATCGGCCTCAATGCCGCCGCCATCCACGCGATGTGGACCCTGCAAGGACTGGGCGTTCTCGATGGCTCGCACAGCAAAGCGAACGCGGCAGTTGTGTCAGCACTGAACCATCCATCTGCTGGCGTTCGTCGCAATGCGATCAAGGTCCTTCCCAAGAACGAGAAGAACTTCGAATCGGTTGTCGAATCAAAGATTTTGGCTGACATCGATCCGATCGTCCGCCTATCGGCCCTGTTGGCAACCGCCGACTGGAGTTCCAACGAAACCGCAGGTGCTGCGGTCCTGCAATCACTGTCGGATCCACGTAACTTGATCGATCGCTGGATCCCTGATGCGATGACCAGTGCGGCTGCGGCTCAAGCGGACAGCTTCCTGTCTGGCCTGACGTCACTGCAATTGAGCAGCGATGAACGCTATCGCGCAAAGCAACTGCAAATCATTTCGATCGTTGCTGACCACTACGTTCGCGGTGACGGTGCCTCGAGCGCCCCCGCGGTCTTGGCTGGTCTTGCCGATGCCGAGACAGAAGTTCTTCAAGCGGTTGTTGCAGGGATGAACCGAGGCTGGCGAAATGACAGCTCGGCCAAACTGACTGCCGACATCGAAACCGAATTGGAATCGGTGTTCACCAAAGCGGACACTTCGACCCGCGGTCTGATGGTTCGTTTGGTCGAACGTTGGGGAAGTGAACGCTTGGCGAAGTTTGGCGACGACATCGCTGACAAGCTGCTTGACCAAGTCGAAGACGAATCGCTTTCGACAAAGCAACGCGTTGATGCGGCTAGAGAATTGGTCGACTTCCGTCCCGAAAGCGACGACGTTGTCGAAGACCTATTCGAGCTAATCACTCCTCAAACCGCACCCGATGTTGCAGCCGGCGTTCTGACTGCCGTTTCACAAAGTCGCGCCGAAGCGGCTTCGGAAATCATCGTCGAAGAGCTCGCCGCGATGACGCCTTCGCTGAAGGCTGTTGCCATCCGTGGTTTGCTTTCACGACCGACTTCAACGATGGCATTGCTTGATGCTGTCGAAAGCGGCACGCTGCCCCTGACCGACTTGGCCTTGGATCAGCAACAAGCGTTGGCTTCGCACCCCGATCGACGCATCCGTCAACGGGCCGAAAAAGTCCTCGCACAAGGTGGTGCACTGCCAAGTGCCGACCGTCAAAAGGTCCTTGATGAATATGCTGCCGCCGCCGAACACAAAGGTGACGCCGTCGTCGGCAAACAGCTGTTCGTCAAGAACTGTGCCCAGTGCCACATGCACAGTGGCGAAGGTAACGCGGTCGGTCCTGACCTGACCGGTATGGCAGTTCACCCGAAAGAGGAATTGCTTATCCACATCTTGGACCCAAGCCGTAGCGTCGAAGGCAACTTCCGCGCATACAGTGTCTTGACCGTCGACGGTGTGATCATCAGCGGCATGCTGGCTTCGGAATCGAAAACCGCAATCGAGCTATTCGATACCCAAGGCAAGCCGCAAACCGTGTTGCGTAGCGACATCGAAAAACTGGTCGCATCTCGCAACTCGATCATGCCAGAAGGTTTCGAAAAGACCCTCTCGGTCGAACAGATGACCGACTTGTTGGAATTCCTGACAAAGCGTGGCAAGTTCACTCCGTTGGATTTGCACAAAGTCGCGACCGTGGCAAGCGACAAGTCAATGTTCGTCAATCCGAATGCTCCTGCAGAACGGATGGTCTTCAGTGACTGGTCACCAAAGACTTTCGAAGGCGTCCCATTTGCTTTGATCGATCCTAAGAACCAAACGATCCCGAACGTGATTGTCTTGCACGGTTCTAGTGGCCCGATCGCTGCAAAGTACCCGAAGAGCGTGACGATGCCCGTTAGCGGTTCGGTGAAGAACATCCATATGCTCAGCGGTGCTGCCGGATGGGGATTCCCCTACGGACCACGCGAGCGTCCAGCGATGATCGTTCGTTTGCACTACGCCGATGGCGGAAGCGAAGAACATGTGTTGCTTAATGGCGAACACTTTGCCGACTACATTCGTCGCGTCGACGTACCGAAGTCGAAATTCGCCTTCAGCACCGGTGGCGGACAAATTCGTTACCTGACGGTCACCCCAAAGCGTTCGGAACCGTTGGCATCGATCGAACTGGCCGAAGGCACACCAGAAATCGCACCGGTTGTGATGGCAATCACGATCGAGCAGTAA
- a CDS encoding Gfo/Idh/MocA family protein, whose amino-acid sequence MADDKKVRMAMVGLGFGAEFIPIYKAHPGAEVVAACRRNEVEMNKVADEFEIPKRYTDFEDVLSDPDIDCVHINSPIGDHAWMSLKALDAGKHVMCTVPMATTVDECRQIVEKVEETGLKYMMAETVVYSREFLYIKQLYQSGELGDIQHLAASHPQDMDGWPEYWKDMIPMHYATHVVSPCLGLVDGLAEYVSCFGSGHVREEIAQRSGNKFAVESCHIKIADSDLTAHVWRALYDVARQYRESFDVYGSKKSFEWTLIENEPHVMHVAKRPEPEIAEKIEVPDFAHLLPEEIRRFTQPQEIHDSEHLSFVQGGGHGGSHPHLVHEFISAIQEDRQPKPDAVTSANWTCVGICAHQSALQGGKIVELPEFARRPVQTV is encoded by the coding sequence ATGGCAGACGATAAAAAAGTCAGAATGGCAATGGTCGGACTCGGATTCGGTGCCGAGTTTATCCCGATCTACAAAGCGCACCCAGGTGCGGAAGTCGTCGCGGCTTGCCGTCGCAACGAAGTCGAGATGAACAAAGTCGCCGACGAGTTTGAAATCCCCAAGCGGTACACGGACTTCGAAGACGTCCTCAGCGATCCCGACATTGACTGCGTCCACATCAACAGCCCCATCGGCGACCATGCCTGGATGTCGCTCAAAGCGCTCGACGCTGGCAAGCACGTGATGTGCACCGTACCGATGGCAACCACTGTCGACGAGTGCCGCCAGATTGTCGAAAAGGTCGAAGAGACTGGGCTGAAGTACATGATGGCGGAAACCGTGGTTTATAGCCGCGAGTTCCTTTACATCAAACAGCTTTATCAGTCTGGTGAGTTGGGCGACATTCAGCACCTCGCGGCATCGCATCCACAGGACATGGACGGCTGGCCAGAATACTGGAAAGACATGATCCCGATGCACTACGCCACGCACGTGGTCAGTCCCTGTTTGGGATTGGTCGACGGTCTGGCCGAATACGTCAGTTGCTTTGGGTCTGGTCACGTACGTGAAGAGATCGCCCAGCGCAGTGGCAACAAGTTCGCCGTCGAATCGTGCCATATCAAGATCGCAGACAGCGATTTGACCGCTCATGTTTGGCGAGCATTGTACGACGTCGCCCGTCAATATCGCGAAAGCTTTGACGTTTACGGAAGCAAGAAAAGCTTCGAATGGACGTTGATCGAGAACGAACCACACGTCATGCACGTTGCCAAGCGTCCTGAACCAGAGATCGCAGAAAAGATCGAGGTACCGGACTTCGCGCACCTGCTGCCCGAAGAGATTCGTCGCTTCACCCAACCGCAAGAGATTCACGACTCGGAACACCTGTCGTTTGTCCAAGGCGGGGGGCATGGCGGATCTCACCCACACTTGGTGCACGAATTTATCAGTGCCATCCAAGAAGACCGCCAGCCGAAACCGGATGCCGTGACCAGTGCCAACTGGACCTGCGTCGGAATCTGTGCCCACCAGTCTGCCCTGCAAGGCGGCAAGATCGTCGAGCTGCCAGAATTCGCACGCCGTCCGGTTCAAACGGTCTAA
- a CDS encoding CRTAC1 family protein: MRTTPQPKVLVAAILSATAFVCVIGGCQPSKSTPAKSASADSETDMANSESAATVDHYATAAKLLDQGKLDEATVAARKALLESPDSPKTLLLSARVAAAKGDRKAAEELAAAIGFNTAQGPAALEFRVQLLQQLGNVNEAANLVLQGLQQRPRQTSWRHLAWSLLNYTGRREEASQQAEILCREGQATDGELLSLVRRTEAFPSVIGPNNSAEQLFAPGLGQARWHFTNLRYREALDVLDPQMESGFESSAACAMYGRLLAETQAFERFPAWYARCNEDTKVLGDYWAALGTYFFDQRKFEASAKALLEALYINPTDRISMQRLSKVFAALNRREDEEQFRYRAIQMAGAERDSEALMRTLRDQSSRQQLTRKLLELGRPFETLAWTQSLLPANAFAQRNQINAQRSELLQSSDALSMASESALIGISRDEFDMQPALADLAKADTSGRTKLENALPDTPLAPATLSDVANQHGIDFQWYPDNEINIASIPIHESVGGGIAVIDFDLDGWPDVYFAQGAGDPPSDQCDRSNVLLHNVEGDFTDVSQHSDTEDFNYGAGLSAGDLNQDGFPDLYLGSLGHNRILINNGDGTFRDATDALGQIDDRFTSSLAIADINNDGLPDLFEGVYIEMEGAFKLPDLGPDGQEIQPSPLKHYAQSDRWFENLGDGNFRLHDIDRSIAKPGTSLGVMVTDFDGDGKNEVFVGNDVRPNHFLVQDGSGELQNAADIKGVANGYTGSATGCMGITQGDFDHDGRIDLHITNFSEESANLYMQVGSGDFVDLAVRYDIDKISLPNVGFGTKAIDIDRNGWLDLFVTNGHIFDMRHIDEGFQMAPQFMYGRNGRFELAEVEDASGYWDGLYLGRSMTSLDYNRDGSVDLLIGHLERPTALLENKTPTQGNWIQLELVGTTSERDAIGTRVVVTAGGKRFTSWVTSGDGYFCSDEPMLDVAIGTEDAIDSVEIFWPSGIKQTYQSPQPRKRYLAVEGGEALQMRSL, encoded by the coding sequence ATGCGCACGACGCCTCAGCCGAAAGTCCTCGTCGCAGCGATCCTTAGTGCGACAGCATTCGTTTGCGTGATTGGAGGTTGCCAGCCCTCTAAATCGACTCCTGCGAAATCAGCATCAGCCGACTCCGAAACGGATATGGCTAATTCGGAGTCGGCCGCTACTGTTGATCACTACGCGACGGCAGCAAAATTGCTTGACCAAGGCAAACTTGACGAAGCAACCGTTGCGGCACGCAAAGCACTGCTGGAGTCACCTGATAGTCCCAAAACGTTGTTGCTTTCGGCTCGCGTTGCCGCAGCGAAAGGAGATCGCAAAGCCGCCGAAGAGTTGGCTGCAGCAATCGGATTCAACACCGCCCAAGGTCCAGCCGCACTAGAGTTTCGCGTTCAGCTGTTGCAGCAACTTGGAAATGTGAACGAAGCCGCAAACCTAGTCCTACAAGGACTGCAGCAACGCCCCCGACAAACCAGTTGGCGGCATCTCGCTTGGTCGCTGCTGAACTACACCGGACGCCGTGAAGAAGCGTCGCAGCAAGCGGAAATCCTGTGTCGCGAAGGCCAGGCGACCGATGGTGAACTGCTTTCACTTGTCAGACGCACCGAAGCGTTCCCATCTGTGATCGGGCCAAACAATTCGGCTGAACAACTATTCGCACCGGGACTCGGCCAAGCTCGCTGGCACTTTACCAATCTGCGATATCGAGAGGCCCTGGACGTGCTTGATCCGCAGATGGAGTCGGGGTTTGAATCTTCAGCGGCATGCGCAATGTACGGGCGACTGCTTGCCGAAACACAGGCATTCGAACGTTTCCCAGCATGGTACGCCCGATGCAACGAAGACACCAAAGTCCTGGGTGATTACTGGGCCGCGCTTGGAACTTACTTTTTCGACCAACGGAAATTCGAAGCTTCTGCCAAGGCCCTGCTGGAAGCTCTTTACATCAACCCAACCGACCGAATCAGCATGCAGCGGCTTAGCAAAGTCTTCGCCGCTTTGAATCGTCGCGAAGACGAGGAACAATTCCGCTACCGCGCGATTCAGATGGCGGGGGCCGAACGTGATAGTGAAGCCCTGATGCGAACGCTCCGCGATCAAAGCTCCAGACAGCAGCTGACGCGCAAACTGCTTGAACTGGGAAGGCCTTTCGAAACACTCGCTTGGACACAATCGTTGCTACCGGCAAATGCGTTTGCCCAACGAAACCAAATCAATGCCCAGCGTTCCGAGCTACTGCAGTCATCTGACGCACTTTCGATGGCTTCCGAATCCGCCTTGATTGGCATCAGCCGTGACGAATTCGACATGCAACCCGCGTTGGCGGACCTCGCGAAAGCAGACACCTCGGGACGCACAAAACTAGAAAACGCATTGCCAGACACGCCCTTGGCACCGGCAACGCTTAGCGATGTCGCCAATCAGCACGGGATTGATTTTCAATGGTATCCCGACAATGAAATCAACATCGCATCGATCCCGATTCATGAATCGGTCGGTGGCGGCATCGCCGTTATCGATTTTGATCTCGATGGCTGGCCGGATGTTTATTTTGCTCAAGGGGCTGGTGATCCACCGAGCGATCAGTGCGACCGATCAAACGTCCTTCTACACAATGTCGAAGGCGATTTTACGGATGTCAGTCAGCACTCCGATACCGAAGACTTTAACTACGGTGCAGGCTTAAGTGCGGGCGATCTGAACCAGGATGGTTTTCCCGACTTGTACCTTGGCAGCTTGGGGCACAACCGCATCCTGATCAACAACGGCGACGGAACGTTCCGCGATGCCACCGATGCACTCGGCCAAATTGATGACCGCTTTACATCGTCCTTGGCGATCGCAGACATCAACAACGATGGACTGCCAGATCTGTTCGAAGGTGTCTACATCGAGATGGAGGGTGCCTTCAAACTTCCTGACCTAGGGCCCGATGGGCAAGAAATTCAACCGTCGCCACTGAAGCACTACGCTCAGTCCGATCGTTGGTTTGAAAATTTGGGCGACGGCAATTTCCGTCTTCATGACATCGATCGCTCGATCGCAAAGCCCGGAACATCCCTGGGAGTCATGGTGACGGACTTTGACGGGGACGGCAAAAACGAAGTGTTCGTTGGCAACGATGTCCGCCCCAATCACTTTCTCGTCCAAGACGGCTCCGGTGAGTTGCAGAACGCTGCGGATATCAAAGGCGTTGCCAATGGTTACACGGGAAGTGCGACCGGTTGCATGGGAATCACCCAAGGCGACTTTGACCACGACGGACGTATCGACCTACATATCACCAATTTTTCCGAAGAATCAGCCAACCTGTACATGCAGGTCGGCAGCGGTGACTTCGTCGACCTTGCCGTGCGATACGACATCGACAAAATCAGCCTACCCAATGTCGGGTTCGGTACCAAAGCGATTGATATCGATCGAAACGGTTGGCTCGACCTGTTTGTGACCAACGGACACATATTCGATATGCGGCATATCGACGAAGGCTTTCAAATGGCCCCACAATTCATGTACGGTCGCAATGGACGATTTGAACTTGCCGAAGTGGAAGACGCGTCCGGCTATTGGGATGGCCTTTACCTCGGCCGATCAATGACAAGCCTGGACTACAACCGCGACGGCTCGGTTGACCTGTTAATTGGGCATCTCGAACGCCCCACCGCTTTGTTGGAAAACAAAACACCGACGCAAGGGAACTGGATCCAATTGGAACTCGTCGGCACGACTTCGGAACGCGATGCGATCGGAACTCGGGTCGTCGTCACCGCCGGCGGGAAACGGTTCACCAGCTGGGTCACTTCTGGTGACGGGTACTTTTGTAGCGATGAACCTATGCTGGACGTCGCGATCGGCACTGAGGATGCGATTGATTCGGTTGAGATATTTTGGCCCTCGGGGATCAAGCAGACCTATCAATCACCGCAGCCCCGAAAGCGTTATCTTGCGGTCGAAGGCGGCGAGGCACTTCAGATGCGGTCGCTATAG